Genomic window (Streptomyces sp. RerS4):
ATCGGCGGGACGGTGGTGGTCCTGCTCGCCTTCGCGGCGGTGCTCGTCCCGCGATGACGCGAGGCCTGCCCCGCCCGGCTGCCCCTCAGCCGCGGCCCGCGCCCGGACCGCGCGACATGGGGGACGCGCCGCTTCGAGCATCTGGGACGGCGGGCGGCCGTGGGGCCGTCGCCGGGCCGGGGACGTGGGGTGGTTGTTCGGGGAGCCAGTCGTGGGCCGGCCAGTCGTGGGCCGGGGTGTACTCCAGCCACCGGCTGCGTCCGGCTTCCGCGGCGCAGGCGGCGGCGAGGTCGCTCAGCCTGGGGTGGGTGGTTCCGGTGCGCCACAGCAGCGACCAGGCGTACAGCGGTGTCGGGTCGACCAGGGGGACGGAGCGCAGGCCGGGGATGTCCGGCAGGGGCACGTCGGCCGGCAGCAGCGAGAAGCGGCGCGGGTCTCGCACCACCTCGGCGAGGAAGTGCGTCAGGCCCAGGTTGACGCCGCCGGCCCGTTCCCGGATGCCGAAGTGGTCGGCGAACCGGCGGAGGAAGTCCAGCCGGTCCAGCGTCGCACCGGGTGCCCACAACACGCTGTCGCGCAGCTGCTCCGGCCGGATCGCCGGCTCGCCCGCGAGCGGGTGGGCCGCGCTCAGGACGGCGTCCACGGGTTCCAGGCGGACGAGACGGTGCGTCAGACCGGCGGGCAGCGGTGGGTGGACCCGACCGAAGGCGGCGTCGATGTCGCCGTGCAGCAGCGCCGTCGTCACCGTCGACAGGTCGCGCCCATGGCTCAGCTCCAACGCCGGCGCGGGCGCCCGGGTCCGTCCCGCCACCTGGGCCAGCGTCCGCATCGGGGCGTAGAGGTGCCCCCACACGTCGACGCGCAGCGGGCGGTTCTCGCTCGTCATCGCCGCCACCGCGTCATCGGCGGCGGCCAGTGCCCGCCGGGCCGGTTCGAGGAAGCGCCGACCCGTCTCGGTGAGGGCCACGCCGTGGCCGAGGCGCTCGAACAGTTTCGTGCCGAGCTGTGATTCCAGGCGCCCGATCCGTTTGGACACGGCCTGTTGAGAGATGACCAACTCCCCGGCGGCCCGGCCGAAATGCAGTTCCCGGGCGACGTGCACGAAGGCACGCACCTGCGCCATGTCCAGATCCACGCCCCCACCATAGGTGACAACCGATGGTTGTCGAATGTTCCCGCCCGTTGTTGGATCACCGGGTGGTGCGGCGGGTTGCATCGTCCGCATGCGAAGACTGATTCCCACGGGGGAAGTGACGCGTGGCGACACCCGCGTGGTCGGGCACCCGCCGCAGGGCAACCGGGCCGACTTCGCCGCCGCGGAGTTCGTCGCCGCACAGTGGAGCCGTGCCACCGGCGCGGGCATCGACCCGCACGAGTACCGGCGCGTCACCGAGGGCCTGGAGTCCCTCGACGACTGGGGTCCGGCCTTCCGGCGGACCGGGCTCGGCTACGTCGAGCGCGCGGCGGACGCGGGGTCCGTCGTGTCGGCGGGTGAGTACCTGCTGATGGCGGCCCGGTGGCTCCACGTCGCCACGCTGGCGCCGTACGCGCAGGCGCATCGCGCCGCGGCCGAGGCGGACGACGCGCTGGGCCGGGGGCTCGCGCTGCTGGAGCCCGGGGCCCGGC
Coding sequences:
- a CDS encoding LysR family transcriptional regulator, translating into MDLDMAQVRAFVHVARELHFGRAAGELVISQQAVSKRIGRLESQLGTKLFERLGHGVALTETGRRFLEPARRALAAADDAVAAMTSENRPLRVDVWGHLYAPMRTLAQVAGRTRAPAPALELSHGRDLSTVTTALLHGDIDAAFGRVHPPLPAGLTHRLVRLEPVDAVLSAAHPLAGEPAIRPEQLRDSVLWAPGATLDRLDFLRRFADHFGIRERAGGVNLGLTHFLAEVVRDPRRFSLLPADVPLPDIPGLRSVPLVDPTPLYAWSLLWRTGTTHPRLSDLAAACAAEAGRSRWLEYTPAHDWPAHDWLPEQPPHVPGPATAPRPPAVPDARSGASPMSRGPGAGRG